One Dioscorea cayenensis subsp. rotundata cultivar TDr96_F1 chromosome 15, TDr96_F1_v2_PseudoChromosome.rev07_lg8_w22 25.fasta, whole genome shotgun sequence genomic region harbors:
- the LOC120277079 gene encoding DUF21 domain-containing protein At2g14520-like yields the protein MAVEYRCCEAKFFLNIGVIVLLVIFAGLMSGLTLGLMSLSLVDLEVLAKSGTPQDRKHAAKILPVVKKQHLLLCTLLICNAAAMEALPIFLDSLVTAWGAILISVTLILLFGEIIPQSVCSRYGLAIGAAVAPFVRILVWFCFPVAYPISKLLDCLLGEGHVALFRRAELKTLVNLHGNEAGKGGELTHDETTIIAGALELTEKKAKDAMTPLSETFAIDINAKLDRTLMQSILDKGHSRVPVYYDHPTNIIGLILVKNLLTIHPSDEVPVKNVTIRKMPRVPEDMPLYDILNEFQEGHSHMAVVVKQRTPIEQPSGDKQGEDLKLDIAIEKPAEKSVKGSKPIQRWKSFPANSQGSSRGTLKSKKWARDSADVLQINDKPLPKLNEDEEAIGIITMEDLIEELLQEEIFDETDYHEDQS from the exons ATGGCGGTGGAGTATCGCTGTTGTGAAGCTAAGTTTTTCCTGAACATCGGAGTGATCGTCCTGCTGGTGATATTCGCTGGGCTGATGTCTGGGCTCACGCTTGGTCTCATGTCTCTTAGTCTTGTTGATCTAGAGGTCCTTGCCAAGTCCGGCACTCCTCAGGACCGGAAGCATGCTG CTAAGATACTGCCAGTGGTGAAGAAACAGCATTTGCTATTGTGCACGCTTCTTATCTGCAATGCTGCAGCCATGGAG GCCCTCCCAATTTTTCTTGACAGTTTGGTAACAGCGTGGGGTGCAATTTTGATTTCGGTTACATTGATACTTTTGTTTGGAGAG ATAATTCCACAATCAGTATGTTCTCGATATGGTTTAGCAATTGGTGCAGCTGTTGCACCATTTGTTCGGATACTTGTATGGTTCTGCTTTCCTGTCGCTTATCCAATAAGCAAG TTATTGGACTGCTTGCTGGGAGAAGGCCATGTAGCTCTTTTCCGCAGAGCTGAGTTAAAAACACTCGTTAATTTGCATGGAAATGAG GCTGGGAAAGGTGGAGAATTAACACATGATGAAACAACTATCATTGCGGGAGCACTTGAACTCACTgagaaaaaagccaaagatGCCATGACTCCTCTGTCTGAAACCTTTGCGATTGATATAAATGCAAAACTTGACAG GACGCTAATGCAGTCAATCTTAGACAAAGGGCATAGCAGAGTACCGGTTTACTATGACCATCCAACAAATATAATCGGCCTAATCTTG GTGAAGAATTTATTAACTATACACCCTTCCGACGAGGTGCCTGTTAAGAATGTCACAATTCGCAAAATGCCAAG AGTTCCAGAAGACATGCCTCTTTATGATATTTTGAATGAGTTTCAAGAAGGTCATAGCCATATGGCAGTTGTTGTGAAACAAAGAACACCGATTGAACAGCCAAGCGGGGACAAACAGGGTG AGGACTTGAAGTTGGACATTGCTATCGAAAAGCCTGCTGAAAAAAGTGTGAAGGGCAGCAAACCTATACAAAGATGGAAAAGTTTTCCTGCAAATTCACAGGGATCAAGCAGGGGCACCCTGAAAAGCAAGAAATGGGCAAGAGATTCTGCCGATGTTTTACAAATCAACGATAAGCCTCTGCCGAAGCTGAACGAGGATGAAGAAGCCATCGGAATAATAACCATGGAAGATCTGATCGAAGAGCTCTTACAG GAGGAAATCTTTGATGAGACTGATTACCATGAGGATCAAAGCTAA
- the LOC120277078 gene encoding uncharacterized protein LOC120277078 yields MKISENMEKSVVPVAGSQNEDFNFAVGQQFPDVKTFRRTIKEAAIAQHFELKIIKSDLIRYFARCAKEDCPWRIRAVKLPDSPTFTIRSIEGTHTCGKDAQLGHHQASVDWIVNLIEERLRDNVNYKPKDILQDIQKQYGITIPYKQAWRAKERGLAAIYGSSEEGYGLLPAYCEQIKQSNPGSVAQVFTTGLDHRFQRLFVSFNASIHGFLNGCLPIISIGGFELKSKYLGTLMSVTSFDADGGLFPVAFGIVDVESDENWMWFLSEFHKLLEGSTERMPQLTILTDGRKNIADAVKRKFSTAHHGVCVRHLAESIGKEFKNTRLTHLLWKAAYSITTGGFRERMAEIEEVCVDAARWIEQFPPSQWALVYFEGSRFGHLSSNIDEFNRWILDAWELPIIQVIERIHNKLMAEFDERREKSMAWTMILAPSADKLFSEAAHCAGVYQVLRSDDVEFEVLSVDHSNIVNIGTRSCSCRNWQLHGIPCSHAIAALLSCRKNVYEYTEKHFTVTNYREAYSHVLHPIPDKSEWNKMNEGATEDETRIVRPPKFRRPPGRPEKKRNCLEESNREKHTVHCSRCNQTGHYKRTCKAEIVQRIEL; encoded by the coding sequence ATGAAAATTTCAGAGAACATGGAGAAATCAGTGGTCCCTGTTGCTGGTTCTCAGAATGAGGATTTTAATTTTGCTGTTGGACAACAGTTCCCTGACGTCAAGACTTTCCGAAGGACAATAAAAGAGGCTGCTATTGCACAACACTTTGAgcttaaaattataaagagtGACTTGATTCGTTACTTTGCTAGGTGTGCTAAAGAAGATTGTCCATGGCGCATACGTGCTGTAAAGCTTCCGGATTCTCCTACCTTCACTATAAGGAGCATCGAGGGGACGCATACTTGTGGGAAAGATGCACAGCTTGGTCATCACCAGGCATCGGTTGATTGGATAGTTAACTTGATAGAGGAGAGGTTAAGGGACAATGTGAATTACAAACCAAAAGACATCCTGCAAGACATTCAGAAACAATATGGTATCACTATACCATACAAACAAGCTTGGAGAGCGAAAGAACGGGGACTTGCCGCTATATATGGATCTTCAGAGGAAGGTTATGGTCTGCTTCCTGCATACTGTGAACAGATAAAGCAAAGCAACCCGGGAAGTGTTGCTCAAGTATTTACTACTGGGTTGGATCATCGTTTCCAGCGgctttttgtttctttcaatgCGTCGATACATGGTTTTCTGAATGGATGTTTACCAATTATCAGCATTGGTGGGTTTGAACTAAAGAGCAAGTATCTTGGTACTTTAATGTCTGTGACATCATTCGATGCTGATGGTGGGTTGTTTCCAGTTGCTTTTGGTATCGTTGATGTGGAATCAGATGAAAATTGGATGTGGTTTTTATCGGAGTTCCATAAGCTACTTGAAGGTAGCACTGAGAGAATGCCTCAACTTACAATTTTAACAGATGGGCGAAAGAACATTGCAGATGCAGTGAAGAGAAAGTTCTCTACCGCACACCATGGGGTATGTGTGCGCCATTTAGCTGAAAGCATTGGCAAAGAGTTCAAAAACACGAGGCTCACCCATCTTCTCTGGAAGGCAGCTTATTCTATTACCACTGGTGGCTTCAGAGAACGAATGGCGGAGATCGAAGAAGTATGTGTGGATGCAGCAAGATGGATCGAACAATTTCCACCATCACAGTGGGCTTTAGTGTATTTTGAAGGTTCACGGTTTGGTCATCTTTCTTCAAACATTGATGAATTTAACAGATGGATCCTTGATGCTTGGGAGCTTCCTATAATTCAAGTCATTGAGCGCATTCATAATAAACTGATGGCCGAGTTTGATGAACGTCGAGAAAAGAGTATGGCATGGACAATGATACTTGCTCCATCCGCAGATAAGCTGTTCTCTGAAGCTGCGCATTGTGCTGGTGTCTATCAAGTTCTTCGTTCCGATGATGTTGAATTCGAGGTTTTATCTGTTGACCATTCTAACATAGTAAACATCGGCACTCGGTCATGTTCATGTCGAAACTGGCAGTTACATGGAATACCTTGCTCACATGCTATTGCGGCCCTGTTATCATGTCGGAAAAATGTATATGAATACACAGAAAAGCATTTCACCGTCACCAACTACCGTGAGGCATATTCTCATGTGTTGCACCCAATCCCAGATAAAAGCGAATGGAACAAGATGAATGAAGGTGCCACCGAAGATGAGACCAGGATTGTCCGCCCACCAAAGTTTCGTCGACCACCAGGACGgcctgaaaagaaaagaaactgcCTCGAGGAGTCGAACCGAGAAAAACATACTGTGCATTGCAGCCGTTGCAACCAAACTGGACATTACAAGAGAACATGCAAAGCAGAGATTGTCCAGAGAATAGAACTTTGA